A window of the Echeneis naucrates chromosome 3, fEcheNa1.1, whole genome shotgun sequence genome harbors these coding sequences:
- the tipin gene encoding TIMELESS-interacting protein has translation MLDPVENDLSDYGGIDEDETFAPLPPPHSPGQGGQEDGEEDVDESKLAEVPAAKRRGVKRPQPKLDSQRLISERGLPALRTMFDNVHFKGKGHEVSDLRLLMQKMENWAHRLYPKLQFEDFIEKVERLGNKKEVQTCLKRIRLDMPLTDEDFIGGEEATAEQEVFGDPDPFSEVNFPDDRQAPIHSTPATPATPPAPSLTEEQRRRMELNRQRALERRLARQQQQQTDPSDSQTVDEPTSISSGNILDQSDTQGEELDLDPNPVHSSTQQPGQLSNRDSEPAAEPSQPVKEAETSLDSNQQPSNS, from the exons ATGCTGGACCCTGTGGAAAATGACCTGTCTGACTATGGTGGCATTGATGAGGACGAAACCTTCGCTCCCCTCCCGCCACCTCACTCCCCCGGCCAGGGAGGACAGGAAGATG GCGAGGAAGATGTAGACGAGTCCAAGCTGGCTGAGGTCCCTGCTGCTAAAAGGAGAGGCGTGAAGAGGCCACAACCCAAGCTAGACTCTCAAAG GCTAATCTCAGAAAGAGGACTTCCTGCTCTGAGGACCATGTTTGACAATGTCCATTTTAAAGGCAAAGGACACGAG GTGTCAGATCTGCGGCTGCTGATGCAGAAGATGGAGAACTGGGCCCATAGGTTGTACCCCAAGTTGCAGTTTGAAGACTTTATTGAAAAAGTGGAGAGACTTGGCAACAAGAAGGAAGTGCAG ACTTGTCTCAAACGGATACGACTGGACATGCCATTGACAGATGAGGATTTCATTG GTGGAGAAGAGGCAACGGCTGAACAGGAAGTATTTGGTGATCCGGATCCATTTAGTGAAGTGAACTTCCCTGATGACCGACAAGCTCCAATCCACTCCACCCCAGCCACCCCAGCCACCCCACCTGCTCCCTCCCTAACTGAGGAGCAGCGCAGACGCATGGAGCTGAACAGACAGCGAGCCCTGGAGAGGAGGCTCGCCcgccagcagcaacagcaaacag ATCCATCAGACTCTCAGACCGTAGATGAGCCCACATCAATCTCCTCTGGAAACATCCTGGACCAATCTGATACTCAGGGTGAGGAGTTGGATTTAGACCCAAATCCAGTCCACAGCAGCACTCAACAACCAGGCCAACTTTCTAACAGAGACTCTGAACCTGCAGCTGAACCCAGTCAGCCTGTGAAAGAGGCAGAGACCAGCCTAGACTCAAACCAGCAACCCAGCAACAGTTGA